In Cryptomeria japonica chromosome 10, Sugi_1.0, whole genome shotgun sequence, a genomic segment contains:
- the LOC131859664 gene encoding uncharacterized protein LOC131859664: MDHLTPSHLQMQRNINKVIMFSPSNHGSGSSAINKVNDCARLRVSKRWSIKERVCIRMSMDSARKRDGDPENFSIRNCGRFGKNEGINYSRVPSGEEQHEEDWRSFRARLVHANSSNQQRARNFNSAEWAHEIKSIEEGCVLVATEELKQHPLLSEAVVLVLQWPLSSSSCKGIVLNKMFPYDTSSMDIVDPMLRNLNLPVFMGGPAVGGPGFGSRFHVLTRQKGVAGFECILPGLHVGNMGVTVQSAMRSDVAMRLYLGEIELEKRHLRAQVEAFGWWKIVACSREALFSTIFSTTHMWCHINHLLTS; this comes from the exons ATGGATCACTTGACGCCCAGCCATTTGCAGATGCAGAGAAATATTAACAAGGTAATCATGTTCAGCCCAAGCAATCATGGCAGCGGAAGTTCAGCAATCAACAAAGTTAACGACTGTGCAAGAC TTCGCGTGTCGAAGCGGTGGAGCATTAAAGAGCGTGTGTGCATCAGAATGAGCATGGATTCAGCACGCAAACGTGATGGAGATCCTGAAAATTTCTCTATAAGAAATTGTGGTAGGTTTGGAAAAAACGAGGGCATTAATTATTCACGTGTTCCATCGGGAGAAGAGCAGCACGAGGAGGATTGGCGTTCCTTCAGAGCTCGTCTGGTGCATGCAAATTCTAGTAACCAGCAGAGGGCGAGGAATTTTAATAGTGCAGAGTGGGCTCATGAGATAAAAAGCATAGAAGAGGGATGTGTGTTGGTGGCCACCGAGGAATTGAAACAACATCCTCTCCTTTCAGAGGCTGTCGTCCTCGTATTACAGTGGCCACTTAGCTCTTCGTCTTGCAAAGGGATTGTGTTAAACAAGATGTTTCCTTATGACACTAGCTCAATGGATATTGTTGACcccatgttaaggaatttaaatcttCCTGTGTTTATGGGAGGGCCTGCAGTTGGAGGACCAGGATTTGGATCCAGATTTCATGTTTTGACAAGACAGAAAGGAGTTGCAGGCTTCGAGTGCATTCTGCCAGGATTGCATGTGGGGAATATGGGAGTCACTGTGCAGAGTGCCATGAGAAGTGACGTTGCCATGCGATTGTATTTGGGGGAAATTGAGTTGGAAAAGAGACATTTGAGAGCTCAAGTTGAGGCATTTGGATGGTGGAAAATCGTAGCTTGTAGTAGAGAAGCTCTTTTTAGCACTATTTTCTCGACGACTCATATGTGGTGCCATATAAACCACTTGCTAACCAGTTGA